GCAATAGAAACACGTTGCAATTGCTGAAAGCATCCAACACTCTGGCGCGAGCTTCGTTTCCATATCGCCGCGTGGAGCCCCGCGCCGCAGGCATTTCATGGAGAGGCATCATGCGCACATTCGACGCCATCATCATCGGTGCAGGCCAGGCCGGCCCCTCCCTTGCCGGCCGGCTGACGGCTGCCGGAAGGACCGTGGCGCTCATCGAGCGGAAGCTCGTGGGCGGCACCTGCGTCAACACCGGCTGCATGCCGACCAAGGCCATGGTAGCGAGCGCCTATACCGCCCACCTTGCCCGCCGCGGCGCGGAATACGGCGTGGTGACCGGAGACGTTTCCGTGGATTTCGCGAGGGTCATGGCGCGCAAGGACAAGGTGCGTTTCGACGCCCGCAAGGCCAACGAGGACTGGCTGGCGGGCATGAAGGGCCTCACCTTCATCCGCGGCCATGCCCGCTTCGAAAGCCCGAAGATCATCCGCGTCGGCGAGGAGCGGCTTTCGGCCGGGCAGATTTTCCTCAATGTCGGCGGCCGCGCCGTCGTGCCGGACTTTCCGGGTGTCGGCGAGGTGCCGCATCTCGACAATGTCTCGATGATGGAGCTCGACCGCCTGCCGGCGCACCTCGTCATCGTCGGCGGCAGCTATGTCGGGCTGGAATTCGCCCAGATGTTCCGCCGCTTCGGCTCCAGGGTAACAGTGGTCGAAAAGGGACCGCGGCTGATCTCGCGGGAAGACGAGGATGTCAGCGACGCCGTGCGCGACATCCTCGAACGCGAAGGCATCGCCATCCGCACCGGGGCGGAATGCATCCGCTTCGTCAGGAGCGGCAAGGATGTCGGTGTCGGCGTCGATTGCGCGGAAGGGGCGCCCGAGATCATCGGCTCGCATATCCTGCTCGCCACCGGCCGGCGGCCCAACACCGACGATCTCGGCCTCGACACGGCCGGAGTGGCGACCGACAAACGC
The Shinella zoogloeoides DNA segment above includes these coding regions:
- a CDS encoding FAD-containing oxidoreductase: MMRTFDAIIIGAGQAGPSLAGRLTAAGRTVALIERKLVGGTCVNTGCMPTKAMVASAYTAHLARRGAEYGVVTGDVSVDFARVMARKDKVRFDARKANEDWLAGMKGLTFIRGHARFESPKIIRVGEERLSAGQIFLNVGGRAVVPDFPGVGEVPHLDNVSMMELDRLPAHLVIVGGSYVGLEFAQMFRRFGSRVTVVEKGPRLISREDEDVSDAVRDILEREGIAIRTGAECIRFVRSGKDVGVGVDCAEGAPEIIGSHILLATGRRPNTDDLGLDTAGVATDKRGYVIVDDRLETNVPGIFAMGDCNGRGAFTHTAYNDFEIVAANLLDSEPRKVSERIQTYALYIDPPLGRAGMSETEARGTGRRLLVGTRPMTRVGRAKEKGETLGFMKVIADAGTGEILGASILGTGGDEAVQSILDVMYAGRPYTTITHAMHIHPTVSELIPTVFGEMRPAD